GGGGTTTGGCGGCCCCTGCGTCCCTCGAGCATGCCAGCGCCGTGGCAGTACGCACACTTGTTCGAGGCGAGAATCAAAGTATTCGACCGGTTCCAAGTCATGATGGCGATGTCCTCCAGGCGGCCAGGTTTCCCGATGCGAATCGGTTTGCCGTCCTGTTATGAAACCAGCCTAAATCAAGCCCTAAATTTGTCAATCAATTCAGTCGATATTTTTTCTCAACCGGCCTGGCCGCCGCCTCTGCGGATCACTGTCAATCCATTGATAGGGAACGGTATGGCGTACTTCAGTTCTAGTACCAAAATACCAGAATTATTCTCTTCATTTTCAGGTTAATGTCGTGTATATTTCAATTTGCTATCAACTGCCGCCCTCGCCAGACATGAAGATTCGCGCCCTCATCAATGCCGTCGTTGAAAACATCCGCACCCGTGTCCGCAACGGCGAGTTCACGGAACGCGCCCTCGCCCGCCTCCTCGGCATCTCCCAGCCCCACGTCCACAACATCCTCAAAGGCGCTCGCGCTCTCACCCCCGAACTGGCCGATTCCTTCGCCGAAAAACTAAATATTTCCCTCGACGCCCTCTGGCGCGATCTGCCCCCTCACCGCGATCGCCGATAAA
This DNA window, taken from Bryobacteraceae bacterium, encodes the following:
- a CDS encoding helix-turn-helix transcriptional regulator, with protein sequence MKIRALINAVVENIRTRVRNGEFTERALARLLGISQPHVHNILKGARALTPELADSFAEKLNISLDALWRDLPPHRDRR